In Longimicrobiales bacterium, a single genomic region encodes these proteins:
- a CDS encoding DUF4126 family protein: protein MRNDSTIVRSLLLGATAGMRSMAAVAAVSRALAERQDRTHGRLQRGLARAGIARALTTFAVGELAADKMPFMPSRIEPLPLAGRIGAGALAAAVATTSEERSRMRAAFVGALAAAATSYLAWRLRVTLHREGAPDTLVALAEDVTMIEAARQGVAAMRV from the coding sequence ATGAGGAACGACAGCACCATCGTCCGGTCGCTGCTGCTCGGCGCGACCGCCGGCATGCGCAGCATGGCCGCCGTCGCGGCCGTGAGCCGTGCACTCGCCGAGCGCCAGGATCGCACGCACGGGCGTCTGCAACGTGGCCTCGCGCGCGCGGGCATTGCGAGAGCCCTCACCACGTTCGCAGTCGGAGAGCTTGCTGCGGACAAGATGCCGTTCATGCCCTCGCGTATCGAACCGCTGCCGCTTGCTGGACGCATCGGTGCGGGCGCCCTTGCTGCCGCGGTTGCGACGACGTCCGAGGAGCGAAGCCGCATGCGCGCCGCGTTCGTCGGGGCACTCGCCGCCGCCGCCACGTCGTACCTGGCGTGGCGACTGCGCGTGACGCTTCACCGGGAGGGGGCGCCCGACACGCTCGTGGCCCTCGCGGAGGACGTGACGATGATCGAGGCCGCACGACAGGGC